In a single window of the Nicotiana tomentosiformis chromosome 8, ASM39032v3, whole genome shotgun sequence genome:
- the LOC104111369 gene encoding uncharacterized protein, whose product MPYKEVFGKACHLPVELEHRALWALRQLNLDMEIAGTSRVTELHELDKFSYHAFESTRLYKERMKMMHDKNILERNFKPGDMVLLYNSRLKLFPGKLKSRWSGPFRVVQVLSNEDAEIESEDGTNRFRVNGQRLKYYLEMSDEKGEKDVTQLNKPQYVSEV is encoded by the coding sequence ATGCCATATAAAGAGGTGTTTGGGAAAGCGTGTCACTTACCCGTGGAGTTGGAACATAGAGCTTTGTGGGCATTGAGGCAGCTGAATCTCGATATGGAAATAGCGGGtacaagtagagtcacagagtTGCACGAGCTTGATAAGTTTAGTTACCATGCTTTTGAGAGCACAAGGCTATATAAGGAGAGAATGAAGATGATGcatgataaaaatattcttgagcgaAATTTTAAACCTGGAGACATGGTATTGCTATATAACTCAAGATTGAAATTAtttccgggcaagttgaagtctAGATGGTCGGGACCATTCAGAGTAGTGCAGGTGCTATCAAATGAAGATgcagaaattgagtccgaggatGGGACGAATAGGTTTAGAGtgaatgggcaaaggttgaaatACTACCTTGAAATGAGTGATGAAAAAGGAGAGAAAGATGTGACACAATTGAACAAACCTCAATATGTGAGTGAAGTATAA